A single window of Cellulomonas sp. NTE-D12 DNA harbors:
- the rpsI gene encoding 30S ribosomal protein S9, giving the protein MAETTVDYDTEGDDTPTSYTSETAAPTGRGQSLTAPGQALGRRKEAIARVRLVPGTGTWTINGRTLEDYFPNKLHQQLVSSPLKVVDVEGRFDIIARVSGGGVTGQAGALRLGIARALNAIDAEHNRPALKKAGFLTRDARVVERKKAGLKKARKAPQYSKR; this is encoded by the coding sequence GTGGCGGAGACCACAGTCGACTACGACACCGAGGGCGACGACACGCCCACCAGCTACACCTCTGAGACGGCAGCCCCCACGGGGCGTGGCCAGTCCCTGACGGCACCGGGCCAGGCGCTCGGCCGCCGCAAGGAGGCCATCGCCCGCGTCCGCCTGGTGCCCGGCACCGGCACCTGGACGATCAACGGGCGGACGCTCGAGGACTACTTCCCGAACAAGCTGCACCAGCAGCTGGTGAGCTCCCCGCTGAAGGTGGTGGACGTCGAGGGTCGCTTCGACATCATCGCCCGGGTCAGCGGCGGCGGCGTCACCGGCCAGGCCGGCGCCCTGCGCCTCGGCATCGCCCGTGCGCTGAACGCGATCGACGCCGAGCACAACCGCCCGGCACTGAAGAAGGCTGGCTTCCTGACCCGCGACGCGCGCGTCGTGGAGCGCAAGAAGGCCGGTCTGAAGAAGGCCCGCAAGGCTCCGCAGTACTCGAAGCGCTGA
- the glmS gene encoding glutamine--fructose-6-phosphate transaminase (isomerizing): MCGIVGYVGSRTASGLPLEVVIEGLRRLEYRGYDSAGVAVVTADGELDTRKKAGKLANLVEELDARPLPAATAAIGHTRWATHGGPTDVNAHPHVAGRLAVIHNGIVENFATLKAELVEQGVQFASETDTEVVAHLLAAAFDRTGDLTTAMQSVALRLEGTFTLLAVHADRPDLVVGARHDSPLVVGLGAGENFLGSDVAAFIAHTREALELGQDQVVTITPDRVEVTDFAGNAAQGRQFVVDWDAAAAEKGGFRSFMDKEIHDQPHAVADTLLGRTDVHGRLVLDEMHIDESVLRQVDKIVVVACGTAAYAGHVAKYAVEHWCRIPVEVELAHEFRYRDPVVDERTLVVAISQSGETMDTLMAVRHAREQGSRVLAVVNTHGSTIPRESDAVLYTHAGPEIAVASTKAFLAQITAVYLLGLYLAQLRGNMFPDEVGAILTELRAMPDKIQQVLDRADRVRQVARWMADTQSVLFLGRHVGFPVALEGALKLKEIAYIHAEGFAAGELKHGPIALIEPGQPVFVIVPSPRSRHSLHSKVVSNIQEIRARGARTLVIAEDGDEAVLPFADEVFSVPQCPTLLAPLLTVVPLQIFACELATAKGLDVDQPRNLAKSVTVE, translated from the coding sequence ATGTGCGGAATCGTCGGGTACGTCGGGAGTCGAACGGCCAGCGGCCTGCCCCTCGAGGTGGTGATCGAGGGCCTGCGGCGCCTCGAGTACCGCGGCTACGACTCGGCCGGGGTCGCCGTCGTGACGGCCGACGGGGAGCTCGACACCCGCAAGAAGGCCGGCAAGCTGGCCAACCTCGTCGAGGAGCTGGACGCCCGTCCGCTGCCCGCCGCGACGGCCGCGATCGGCCACACCCGCTGGGCGACGCACGGCGGCCCGACCGACGTCAACGCCCACCCGCACGTCGCCGGGCGGCTCGCCGTGATCCACAACGGCATCGTCGAGAACTTCGCCACCCTGAAGGCCGAACTGGTCGAGCAGGGGGTCCAGTTCGCCTCGGAGACCGACACCGAGGTGGTCGCGCACCTGCTGGCCGCCGCCTTCGACCGCACGGGCGACCTGACGACCGCCATGCAGTCGGTCGCGCTGCGCCTGGAGGGCACCTTCACGCTGCTGGCCGTGCACGCCGACCGCCCCGACCTCGTCGTCGGCGCACGGCACGACTCGCCGCTCGTCGTGGGCCTCGGCGCCGGCGAGAACTTCCTCGGCTCGGACGTCGCGGCCTTCATCGCGCACACCCGCGAGGCGCTCGAGCTCGGGCAGGACCAGGTGGTGACCATCACGCCGGACCGGGTCGAGGTGACCGACTTCGCAGGGAACGCCGCGCAGGGCCGCCAGTTCGTCGTCGACTGGGACGCCGCCGCCGCCGAGAAGGGCGGCTTCCGGTCCTTCATGGACAAGGAGATCCACGACCAGCCGCACGCCGTCGCCGACACGCTGCTCGGCCGGACCGACGTGCACGGCCGGCTGGTGCTGGACGAGATGCACATCGACGAGTCGGTGCTGCGCCAGGTGGACAAGATCGTCGTCGTCGCCTGCGGCACCGCGGCCTACGCCGGGCACGTCGCCAAGTACGCCGTCGAGCACTGGTGCCGGATCCCGGTCGAGGTGGAGCTCGCCCACGAGTTCCGCTACCGCGACCCCGTGGTCGACGAGCGGACGCTGGTCGTGGCGATCTCGCAGTCCGGCGAGACGATGGACACGCTGATGGCCGTGCGGCACGCCCGTGAGCAGGGCTCCCGCGTGCTCGCCGTGGTGAACACGCACGGCTCGACGATCCCGCGCGAGTCGGACGCCGTGCTGTACACGCATGCGGGTCCCGAGATCGCCGTCGCGTCGACCAAGGCGTTCCTCGCCCAGATCACCGCGGTGTACCTGCTGGGCCTGTACCTCGCCCAGCTGCGCGGCAACATGTTCCCCGACGAGGTCGGCGCGATCCTCACTGAGCTGCGGGCGATGCCGGACAAGATCCAGCAGGTGCTCGACCGGGCCGACCGGGTGCGGCAGGTGGCGCGGTGGATGGCCGACACGCAGAGCGTGCTCTTCCTCGGCCGGCACGTCGGCTTCCCGGTAGCCCTCGAGGGTGCGCTCAAGCTCAAGGAGATCGCGTACATCCACGCCGAGGGGTTCGCGGCCGGCGAGCTCAAGCACGGACCGATCGCCCTGATCGAGCCCGGCCAGCCCGTGTTCGTCATCGTGCCGAGCCCGCGCAGCCGGCACTCCCTGCACTCGAAGGTCGTCTCCAACATCCAGGAGATCCGGGCACGCGGCGCCCGCACCCTGGTGATCGCCGAGGACGGCGACGAGGCCGTGCTCCCGTTCGCGGACGAGGTGTTCTCGGTCCCGCAGTGCCCGACGCTGCTCGCCCCCCTGCTGACGGTCGTGCCGCTGCAGATCTTCGCCTGCGAGCTGGCCACCGCGAAGGGGCTGGACGTGGACCAGCCGCGGAACCTGGCCAAGTCCGTCACGGTCGAGTGA
- the glmM gene encoding phosphoglucosamine mutase has product MGRLFGTDGVRGLANRDVTAEVALDVSVAAAHVLGTKGAFAGHRPRAVVGRDSRASGEFLAAAVSAGLASAGVDVDDVGLLPTPAVAFLTAATGVDLGVVLSASHNPMPDNGIKFLARGGHKLDDELEDAIETRLGEPWDRPVGAGVGRIRVDTGRAGELYVEHLVSTITTPLNGLRIAVDCANGAASEVGPAALRAAGAEVLVINAAPDGLNINDRCGSTHPEQLQAFVVASGADLGVAFDGDADRCLAVDANGTLVDGDQIMAVIALALRDQGRLAHDTLVITVMSNLGLRLAMTEAGVTTVDTAVGDRYVLEAMRAGGFSLGGEQSGHIILAEHATTGDGILTALQLASRVAASGRPLADLASVVRRLPQTLVNVSGVDRTRAAGDGPLGEAVARAEQLLGGTGRVLLRPSGTEPLVRVMVEAATQAEADRVAGELADVVRERLAL; this is encoded by the coding sequence ATGGGCCGACTGTTCGGGACCGACGGTGTGCGGGGGCTGGCCAACCGCGACGTGACGGCCGAGGTGGCGCTGGACGTCTCCGTGGCGGCCGCGCACGTGCTCGGCACCAAAGGGGCGTTCGCCGGGCACCGGCCGCGCGCGGTGGTCGGCCGGGACTCGCGGGCGTCGGGCGAGTTCCTCGCCGCGGCCGTCTCGGCCGGGCTCGCCTCCGCCGGCGTGGACGTGGACGACGTCGGCCTGCTGCCCACACCCGCGGTGGCCTTCCTGACGGCGGCGACGGGGGTCGACCTGGGCGTCGTGCTGTCCGCCTCGCACAACCCGATGCCGGACAACGGCATCAAGTTCCTCGCTCGAGGCGGCCACAAGCTGGACGACGAGCTCGAGGACGCGATCGAGACCCGGCTCGGCGAGCCGTGGGACCGGCCGGTCGGTGCGGGGGTCGGACGCATCCGGGTGGACACCGGACGCGCCGGCGAGCTGTACGTGGAGCACCTGGTCAGCACCATCACCACCCCGCTGAACGGGTTGCGGATCGCCGTGGACTGCGCGAACGGCGCGGCTAGCGAGGTCGGTCCGGCGGCGCTGCGAGCGGCCGGCGCCGAGGTGCTGGTGATCAACGCCGCGCCCGACGGGCTGAACATCAACGACCGCTGCGGCTCCACGCACCCGGAGCAGCTGCAGGCGTTCGTCGTCGCCTCCGGTGCCGACCTCGGCGTCGCGTTCGACGGGGACGCCGACCGCTGCCTGGCGGTCGATGCGAACGGAACCCTGGTCGACGGTGACCAGATCATGGCGGTCATCGCGCTGGCCCTGCGGGACCAGGGCCGCCTCGCGCACGACACCCTGGTCATCACGGTGATGAGCAACCTGGGCCTGCGGCTGGCGATGACCGAGGCGGGCGTCACCACCGTGGACACCGCCGTGGGGGACCGGTACGTGCTCGAGGCGATGCGGGCCGGTGGCTTCAGCCTCGGCGGCGAGCAGTCGGGGCACATCATCCTGGCGGAGCACGCCACCACCGGGGACGGCATCCTGACCGCCCTGCAGCTGGCGTCGCGCGTCGCCGCCTCGGGCCGGCCCCTGGCCGACCTCGCCTCGGTGGTCCGGCGCCTCCCGCAGACGCTGGTCAACGTCTCGGGCGTCGACCGGACGCGGGCAGCCGGCGACGGCCCGCTCGGCGAGGCCGTCGCCCGTGCCGAGCAGCTGCTGGGCGGCACCGGCCGGGTGCTGCTGCGGCCGTCCGGCACCGAGCCGCTGGTCCGCGTGATGGTCGAGGCGGCCACCCAGGCCGAGGCGGACCGCGTCGCCGGCGAGCTGGCCGACGTGGTGCGGGAGCGGCTCGCGCTGTGA
- the coaA gene encoding type I pantothenate kinase — MPLTAASSTPYVDLDRSAWVRLSESTPLPLTGADVQRLRGLGDPIDLAEVDAIYRPISRLLDLHIEATRHLHRATSTFLHEDAGLTPFVIGVAGSVAVGKSTTARLLRELMARWPATPRVELVTTDGFLYPNAELERRRLLDRKGFPESYDRRALLRFVAAVKAGRPEVSAPVYDHLTYDIVPGARTVVRRPDVLIVEGLNVLQPARTPLGGRSNLAVSDFFDFSIYVDARTADVRKWYIDRFLRLRETSFTQPSSYFHRFAALSDDEATDMAKGIWDAINAPNLEDNILPTRSRATLVLTKGADHSVQRVRLRKL, encoded by the coding sequence GTGCCGCTCACCGCCGCGTCGTCCACGCCGTACGTCGACCTGGACCGGTCGGCCTGGGTGCGCCTGTCGGAGTCGACCCCGCTGCCCCTGACCGGCGCCGACGTGCAGCGGCTGCGCGGTCTCGGGGACCCGATCGACCTCGCGGAGGTCGATGCGATCTACCGCCCGATCTCCCGCCTGCTGGACCTGCACATCGAGGCGACCCGGCACCTGCACCGGGCCACCAGCACGTTCCTGCACGAGGACGCCGGGCTGACGCCCTTCGTCATCGGCGTCGCCGGCTCGGTCGCCGTCGGCAAGTCCACCACCGCCCGCCTGCTGCGCGAGCTGATGGCCCGCTGGCCCGCCACGCCGCGCGTCGAGCTGGTCACCACCGACGGGTTCCTCTACCCGAACGCCGAGCTCGAGCGGCGTCGGCTGCTCGACCGCAAGGGGTTCCCTGAGTCGTACGACCGCCGTGCGCTGCTGCGGTTCGTCGCCGCCGTCAAGGCGGGGCGGCCCGAGGTCAGCGCCCCGGTGTACGACCACCTGACCTACGACATCGTGCCGGGCGCGCGGACGGTCGTGCGGCGGCCGGACGTGCTGATCGTCGAGGGCCTGAACGTGCTGCAGCCGGCCCGCACCCCGCTAGGCGGCCGCTCGAACCTCGCGGTCAGCGACTTCTTCGACTTCTCCATCTACGTGGACGCGCGGACCGCCGACGTGCGCAAGTGGTACATCGACCGGTTCCTGCGGCTCCGCGAGACGTCGTTCACCCAGCCGAGCTCGTACTTCCACCGGTTCGCCGCCCTGTCCGACGACGAGGCGACGGACATGGCCAAGGGGATCTGGGACGCGATCAACGCGCCCAACCTCGAGGACAACATCCTGCCGACCCGCAGCCGGGCGACCCTGGTGCTGACCAAGGGCGCCGACCACAGCGTCCAGCGGGTCCGGCTGCGCAAGCTCTGA
- a CDS encoding peptide deformylase, with the protein MTASDRSARDHALRDHALRLVEAAAARPDGLAPIVRAGHPALRAVAVPFDGQLSATELAALLSLMRRTMRAAPGVGLAAPQVGLPLALAVLEDPGVGSPEVATVRERQPLAPRVLVNPRYAPLDDERVSFYEGCLSVVGYQAVVARHRSVRLTGQDEHGEPLDEVVDGWTARIVQHETDHLAGTLYLDRAELRSLSATDELGARWAAEPRPVTASRTLGFPLD; encoded by the coding sequence GTGACGGCTTCGGACCGGTCAGCACGCGACCACGCGCTGCGCGACCACGCCCTGCGCCTGGTCGAGGCGGCTGCCGCGCGCCCGGACGGGTTGGCTCCGATCGTCCGTGCCGGCCACCCGGCCCTGAGGGCGGTGGCGGTCCCGTTCGACGGTCAGCTGTCGGCCACGGAGCTCGCTGCCCTGCTGTCCTTGATGCGTCGGACGATGCGGGCCGCCCCCGGCGTGGGCCTCGCCGCGCCCCAGGTCGGCCTTCCGCTCGCCCTCGCCGTGCTCGAGGACCCCGGGGTCGGCAGCCCCGAGGTCGCCACGGTGCGCGAGCGCCAGCCGCTGGCCCCTCGGGTCCTGGTCAACCCGCGGTACGCGCCCCTGGACGACGAGCGTGTGTCCTTCTACGAGGGGTGCCTGTCGGTGGTGGGCTACCAGGCCGTCGTGGCGCGGCACCGTTCCGTGCGCCTGACCGGCCAGGACGAGCACGGCGAACCGCTCGACGAGGTGGTCGACGGCTGGACGGCGCGCATCGTCCAGCACGAGACCGACCACCTGGCCGGCACGTTGTACCTGGACCGCGCCGAGCTGCGCTCCCTCTCCGCCACGGACGAGCTCGGGGCCCGGTGGGCGGCGGAGCCGCGGCCGGTCACCGCGTCCCGCACGCTCGGCTTCCCGCTGGACTGA
- a CDS encoding DedA family protein, which translates to MPTVGEGTSGVQEWALALVGSPWVFAALYAFATVDGFFPPIPSETVVIALASLWASRGSPPLLPVILVAALGAFTGDQIAYTIGTRVKVRSLRIFARPKAQQALDWAERSLATRGASFIIAARYIPVGRVAVNMTAGALRYRRRRFVGITALAAVTWATYSSVIGIASGVVLKNHPMIGLVVGVVGGLVIGALVDWVLSAWARRPGGSRSRSGAAG; encoded by the coding sequence GTGCCGACCGTCGGCGAGGGGACGTCAGGCGTGCAGGAGTGGGCGTTGGCCCTGGTCGGGTCGCCGTGGGTGTTCGCCGCGCTCTACGCGTTCGCCACCGTGGACGGCTTCTTCCCGCCGATCCCCAGCGAGACCGTGGTGATCGCCCTCGCCTCGCTGTGGGCGTCGCGGGGGAGCCCGCCGCTGCTGCCCGTGATCCTCGTGGCCGCCCTCGGTGCGTTCACGGGCGACCAGATCGCCTACACGATCGGCACCCGGGTGAAGGTCCGCAGCCTGCGCATCTTCGCCCGGCCCAAGGCGCAGCAGGCGCTGGACTGGGCCGAGCGGTCGCTCGCGACCCGTGGCGCGTCGTTCATCATCGCCGCGCGGTACATCCCCGTCGGCCGCGTGGCCGTCAACATGACGGCCGGCGCGCTCCGCTACCGCCGTCGCCGGTTCGTCGGCATCACCGCGCTCGCGGCGGTCACCTGGGCGACCTACTCCTCGGTGATCGGTATCGCGTCCGGCGTGGTGCTGAAGAACCATCCGATGATCGGCCTGGTCGTGGGCGTGGTCGGCGGCCTGGTGATCGGAGCGCTGGTGGACTGGGTGCTCAGCGCATGGGCCCGCCGCCCCGGCGGGTCGAGGTCACGATCCGGTGCCGCCGGCTAA